The segment TATCGTCATCCCCAGCCACAATGAACCCGACGTAATTTCAACGCTTGAAAGTCTGAGTCGCAATACGCCTATCGACAGTGCCGTAGAGGTGATTTGGGTATTGAACGCCGCAGCAAATGCCCTCCCAGAAATTCAAGCCCGACACATCGAAAGCCAGCAAGCCATTGAAACCTGGAAACAAACAAAACGCCCCGAGTTCGAAATCATCGTTATCAATGCCCACGATCTTCCCCCCAAACATGCGGGCGTAGGATTGGCCCGCAGAATCGGCATGGATCTGGCGGCTGAACGCTTTCAGTCATTCGGCTGTCCTGAAGGCGTGATTGTCTGCCTGGATGCAGATTGTAGCGTAGCTCCCAATTATTTAGAGGCCTTAGAACAGCATTTTTTTGAAACATTTCCCAAATCTCCCGCCTGTTCACTCAACTTCGCCCATCCCTTAAGCGGTCATTTGCCCGAAGCCCTTTACAAGGGCATTCTGCGCTATGAGCTTTATCTGCGCTATTATATTCAAGGCTTACGTTATGCTCAGCTTCCCCATGCTTTTCATACCATCGGCTCAAGCATGGCCGTAAGAGCCGGTGTTTACCAGGCCCAAGGCGGTATGAACAGGCGAAAAGCTGGCGAAGACTTCTATTTTTTGCACAAGCTGATCCCTTTGGGAGGCTTTAGCCAGTTGAACCAAACCACTGTTTTCCCCTCGCCCCGGATTTCAAATCGGGTTCCCTTTGGGACAGGCCGGGCCATGGGAGAATGGATGCTTCACCCGCAAGCAGAGTATCCCGTATATCATCCTCAAACCTTTGCAGATTTGCGCCAACTGGTACTTGCCTTAGACGGCCTTTATCCGTTGACCCCCCTTAAAATCGAAGCGTTCTTTGCTGCCCTGCCCCAAAGCCTGAAAACCTGGCTGGATCTCCGTCAAACACAGGAAAAACTCAATGAAATTCAAGCCAACAGCACTTCAGAGAAAGTCTTTCGACAACGTTTTTTTCGTTGGTTAGATGGGTTTAGAATCTTAAAATTTACCCATTTTGCCCGCGATCATGTTTACCCAGAAAAACCCTTGGTAACAGCAGCGACAGAACTTGCCCTCTGGCGTGGCGTCAACCCACCTGAATCCGCCGACTTAAAAAAATTATTAGAAATCTTTCGGGAATTGGACCTGAAAAGCTATTCTGATTCAGGATATTAATAATATATGAATATTTATTTATAAACAAGAAAGAGAAACATCCCGCATGAAAAACCTTCATTCTTTGGGCTTAAAGCTTGAACAAGAGCGGATATTTTTACTTGACCAACAGGCCTTACCCCACGCTGAAATCTGGTTGGATGCCACAGAGCCAGAACACATGCTGGCAGCGATCAAGGCCTTAAAAGTACGGGGAGCCCCGCTGATCGGAGTCGCTGCAGCGCTCTCACTGGCTGTTTACAGCCTCAAACACCGTGACCCTTCGGAACTGCGTTCCCTGGCGCTTAAACTGCGTCAGACACGCCCAACGGCAGTCAATTTGATGTGGGCGATTGATCGCTTGCTGCCACTTTGCAGTGAACCCCAAAAGCTACAAAGCGAAGCTGTTGAAATCTTTGAAGAAGATGTTTCGCTCTGTTTAAAAATGGGCGAAGCCGGAGCCTCCCTGATTGAAGACGGAGACAGGATCCTGACACACTGTAACAGCGGAGGCTTGGCCACAGCCGGTATCGGCACCGCTTTGGGCGTAATCCGTACTGCTTGGGAACAAGGCAAGCAAATCCATGTCTATGTGGATGAAACACGGCCTCTGCTCCAGGGAGGGCGTCTCACCGCCTGGGAGCTGAGTCAACTGGGAATTCCCTATACCTTAATCTGCGACAATATGGCCGCCATGCTGATGCGTCAGGGGGCCATACACAAGGTTTTTCTTGGCGCTGATCGTGTGGCCTTGAATGGTGATTTCGCAAATAAAATAGGCACCTACAGCGCCGCCGTGAACGCCCATTATCATGGTTTGAAATTCTATCCTGTCGCCCCCTATTCAACCCTCGATCCAAACTGCCCTGATGGCAGCGCTATTCCAATTGAACAACGCAGTCCTGAAGAAGTAAGGGGAGTGATACAAATGCAGGGAAATCTTTGCTGGGCCCCCCACGAAGCCTTGGTCTATAACCCTGCCTTTGATGTTACGCCAGTGGAACTGGTCACGGCCCTGGTAACAGATCGCGGGATTTTTAACCGCGAGGCCCTCCAGGCAGGTGCGCTCGGCCAACTCGCCTAAAACACCTCCCAGGATACAAAACACGCCGGAACATATGTTCCGGCGTGTTTTAATTTGTCTGCAAGGGGCTTGACGAGAAGACTTTCTCATGGTTGAATATTTATGTAGAAAGATTAAGTTTTGTAAACAAAGAACTTTTCCCGTCTACCCATGTGCCCCTGGCTCGGTTGGCCCTCTCACTTTGAGAGGGCTTTATTTTTGGCAAAAGCATTTAGTAAACAACAGAAAGCCATCAACGTTTAATTTTTAAATGGGTAAAAGTAAAATCTGTCAGGGATGATGAACCAAAATTTCAGCGATAAGGGCTAAAACTTGAGCTGTTGAATATTTAAATAAGAAACAGGTGAATCAGGCTGTGCCATTTCCCAGGCCAAATAGGCCGTAGAAGCAGAGGCTGGACTGAGCTGAAGATTTACATTGCGCAATCCGTTATGCGTCAATTGCTCAGGTTCGCTCCAATTCAGCAAATCTGTTGAGCGACGTTTGTACAGCTCCCAGGCCCCATTTTCTGCTTGAGCGGAAAAGACAAGCACAACCCCTTGCCCGCCACTGACCAGACGCCCCCAACGGGAGCGCTGAGCTGTACCCAAGACCTGAGGCTTACTCCAGGTTTTCAGATCACGTGAAGAGCAGGAATAAATCGTCCAGCCACTCTCTGTCGGGCCCTCATAGGCCAGCACATAACGCCCCTGGGCATCACGCACCAGAGAGGGTGCCTCACCGCTGGCACTGATCTGGACAGGAGCACTCCATT is part of the bacterium (Candidatus Blackallbacteria) CG13_big_fil_rev_8_21_14_2_50_49_14 genome and harbors:
- the mtnA gene encoding S-methyl-5-thioribose-1-phosphate isomerase; this translates as MKNLHSLGLKLEQERIFLLDQQALPHAEIWLDATEPEHMLAAIKALKVRGAPLIGVAAALSLAVYSLKHRDPSELRSLALKLRQTRPTAVNLMWAIDRLLPLCSEPQKLQSEAVEIFEEDVSLCLKMGEAGASLIEDGDRILTHCNSGGLATAGIGTALGVIRTAWEQGKQIHVYVDETRPLLQGGRLTAWELSQLGIPYTLICDNMAAMLMRQGAIHKVFLGADRVALNGDFANKIGTYSAAVNAHYHGLKFYPVAPYSTLDPNCPDGSAIPIEQRSPEEVRGVIQMQGNLCWAPHEALVYNPAFDVTPVELVTALVTDRGIFNREALQAGALGQLA